Proteins co-encoded in one Salvia splendens isolate huo1 chromosome 4, SspV2, whole genome shotgun sequence genomic window:
- the LOC121800640 gene encoding uncharacterized protein LOC121800640, which produces MELISMYVCRLLTLPDIVTEKESSAGDSRILRDAISRPLGLKVPKGCYYLCDNAYANAEGFLTPYKGVRYHLKEWGIGRQAPQTPQELFNLRHTKAGNVIERSFAVLKMRWGILRSASFYPIDVQTGLIIACFLLHNYIRSQMVVDPIKVELGNEADNDEESDNEHIVGGDHINSVEPSASWNKKMDDLASAMWADRNHG; this is translated from the exons ATGGAACTTATATCAATGTACGTGTGCCGATTGCTGACGCTCCCTGATATCGTAACAGAAAAG GAAAGCTCTGCTGGTGATTCGAGGATTTTACGAGATGCAATAAGCAGACCCTTAGGACTCAAAGTGCCTAAAG GATGCTACTACCTCTGTGACAATGCATACGCCAATGCTGAAGGTTTCTTAACACCATACAAAGGTGTCCGTTATCATCTTAAAGAATGGGGCATCGGAAGGCAAGCGCCACAAACACCACAAGAGTTGTTCAACTTAAGACACACGAAGGCAGGGAATGTCATCGAACGATCATTTGCCGTGTTGAAGATGCGATGGGGTATACTCCGATCTGCAAGCTTCTATCCAATAGATGTTCAAACCGGCCTGATAATAGCGTGTTTTCTGCTACACAATTACATACGAAGTCAAATGGTGGTTGATCCCATAAAGGTTGAGTTGGGTAATGAGGCCGACAATGACGAAGAAAGTGACAACGAACACATAGTCGGTGGTGATCATATAAACAGCGTAGAACCATCAGCATCGTGGAACAAGAAAATGGATGATCTGGCAAGTGCAATGTGGGCCGACAGAAACCATGGGTGA